CTGGAATCGGACCAGGTTTACCCtgatgagaagcgagtgcgctaaccggacaaccataATAGCACTGTGTTATGGGGGGACCGGAGAAAACCAACTtgttcggcttggtgaccacctaGCAAACTcccgcccaggccgggaatcgaacctatattaccttggtgagaagcgagtgcgctaaccactgcgctaaccggacaaccattATAGCATTTTATCTCGCattgttcaatatatgttaATGATTGAGCTCTTATTTAAATTTGTGATTATAGTTTATTACTGTTACAAGCCTTTTAAGCCCATTTCACACGAAATAAATTGTTTCGAAGTCTGACCCTTCAAAACATGAACGAGcccattaaagatgcactctcacagattaaccgttttgacaacttttttgaatttgtcttggaatgagccaattttggcgTAAATTTATGTATGGAAAACCGGTTTTATAAGTTTGACTTGAGACTTTTTTTAAGACTAAGTTGTGATCGAACTCAATTTGGTGATCACGAAATAATTTGAGACCGTTCTCAGCCGAGTTTTAAACTCAGTCTAAACTTTATTGATCCGCATTCGCGTAAGCGGTTATTTTCCGCTAAATACTCTTCAACTGGAAGATGAAACGCGAGCTTATGTCAACATCGGGGTCGTCTGTCTGTGGCCAAAATGAACGAGTTCAAGAATAGCCAAAATGAATGAGTTGAAGAAACACTCAAGCAATTGGACTGATTCAGAGCGGCACGCACAATGGGGTGAAATCTTGATGGAGATAAATTCGTAAGGcctaacaaaaaatatgtttgtttcctgtaacatgctgaaaaaagatgggtcggtaggtagggattttttttttattcttattttttttaatgtttttaaatgtcagaatgatCCAATATACACGTTTATTATTTaaggtgaattattttaaaacgaattcagtgtgatatatagaTTCAAACTTCCTGCCTTAAATAAGCTAAAACTGCTAGCTTGACagccattgtacatgtatttcagttgtagCATGCATCCTTTTGAAGGGCAAGACCTGGGTTCGACTCCCAGCGGtggcaacattatgtgcaattttgagcattgccagtatgttcaccagggaagcagttcatctttacactttgcaaatataaccaAGTGAAAAAgtgaatcaaataacatttagacaatttatttttggcaaatgttttaaacaaaactttcaaaatgcatacaatttgttgtaataaaacatgatattattgcacaaactattttaaaatagactgtgtaataatatcaagttgtattacaattaaatgtacatgacaactattataaaataaatcgcTGTTACAACAAGAACTGGCAagaattttcagaaaacatatacaaatcaaTACTTCGAATGATAAATGACTAGAATCAATGACTAAACCATTTAACTCTTAGAGCGCTGTCAAAATTGTACAGGTCTTTGGGACCAGTGTAGACCCATGGTCTACGCTGTTCACTGCTTGGACACTTAAACCTTACCTACTGACTCGGCGGCGAATCAGTATCAAAAAAGCAtcattggctcgttccaagacgaaaaataaaaaaaaaagtttaacattcaatatgtgagagtgcagcttaaacagaATTAACCTTTCACACCCGACATTACTCATAACTGAAGTTGAAAGACAGACATGCtaacacagtgtgtgtataccacgtgataaattacgtcatatatgctacgtcggaaggcaatattttgcttaaaatcaaagataactttttgcttacttcaccattttaaatgcaacaaaggccagtctatgcatcttaaagagccccacctttgttttataaccggagtttgattaggtgattagtttcatcaaacacttcgacaaacctgtttcccaaacattgttttgacagtgctctgtcagacagccgtatcgtgaaaaggtttgtcgaagtgttataagaaactaaactctcaatcaaaatttggtaaaagaccgaaggcggggctccgtaggctgcatagactgcgctatgtttcatttaaaatggtaaagagaattaaaagttatcattgttttaagtcttcgatccaagcaaaatattgccttccgacgtagcatttatgacgcaatttatcacgtggtatacacaccaTGAAGAATGTTTAGTTTCCACTGTTTTATTAAATCCGAAGGTCTTTTATgaaatgtatgtaaacaaaGTTATAAAATGTGCCAAACCGAGCAGTTTGAGTTTGGGTACGCGGTCGTACAAGACTCCGATAAGTAGGGATCCCAACCTGTAGCCGCACGAGTTCATGGTGAAGATAAGTGACGTCTGCTGCACGCTCGTGGAAAGGATCTGCTGTAAGTCCACGAACGCCGTGCCAAGCTGACCATACGTCCAACcctattttaaaattatatttcgtTACTGacatattatgttatggccACGCTGTGCCAATGAGTGACAGTAGCCCGTCCAGGCAGTAAATGGCTCAAGAGCTTTAACTGGAGAGATATTTTTCAGTGCCGGGCTCTGGCAACGCGTGGCCTTTTATAAGTCTGTTTcgaataaatgttcattttcttgAATGCAGTAATGTTAGCATGAATTGTGGAAAGCCAGACTAGGTAGCCACTTTAAAGAGAAACAAGAAGATAACTTACCAGCAATATGAAGTTAAAGTATACAGAAAGTGTAATTATGAAGTTCCGCTTGTGGCATTTATTTTGAAGTACATTTAATCACGTTATCGCCGTATGACAAGTTACAGATGTAGGTAAATAGCCTTGGTtgaattgtaaattttattttttaagacaTGCACTGAATTAATTTGAATTGAATCTGAACACgattgtgttcattttaaatcacaaatttATTCAGATGCGTTGTGCTCAGCAAGGAAGTGGTCATTTTCACAACCAATTCATTTGCTGTTGGTCAAAATGGACAAGGGTTGCTTGAAAGCAAAGAAAATgtttcagtttgaaaataaatgccaCAAGCGGAACTTCATAATTACACTTTGTGTATACTTTAACTTCATATTGCTGGTAAGTTATCTTCTTGTTTCTCTTTATATATCAATCTAAAATAAATGGatactttttaaattaactATCTTCTTATATTATCAAAGCATTTAATACCAGtgaaaaaatgtaaactacGTGACATTGTAGTTCGTCTACCACATTGAATCATGAAACTGACGTCATAATAGTTTTCACTCACCGCGAAATGTATAAAAAGAAAGTGGCTACCTAGTCTGGCTTTCCACAATTCATGCTAACATTACTGCATTcaagaaaatgaacatttattcgAAACAGACTTATAAAAGGCCACGCGTTGCCACAGCCCGGCACTGAAAAATATCTCTCCAGTTAAAGCTCTTGAGCCATTTACTGCCTGGACGGGCTACTGTCACTCATTGGCACAGCGTggccataacataatatgtCAGTAacgaaatacaattttaaaataggGTTGGACGTATGGCCAGCTTGGCACTGCGTTCGTGGACATACAGCAGATCCTTTCCACGAGCGTCCAACAGACGTCACTTATCTTCACCATGAACTCGTGCGGCTACATGTTGGGATCCCTACTTATCGGAGCCCTGTACGACCGCGTACCCAAACTCAAACTGCTCGGTATGACACGTTTAATTACATTTCATAAAAGACCTTTGGatttaataaaacagtttaaagaaGACATTCCTCATGGTTTATtcaatcttgatgaaactttgcTAGAATGTATATCTGTTAAACTTTAGTTATGTGCTAGGTCGTGTGTAAAAGGTCACTTCTTGAAAGAGGCTCGTACACTTTTTATGGGACCAGACAgtcaaacaatatattttgtgtgAAATGGGATTAAAATGCTTGTAaaaattataaactataaacacaaattcaaattaattcaattattaatatatattgaacaatgcGACATAAAAAGCTACaatggttgtccggttagcgcattCGCTTCTCACCAAAGTAACCCGGTTTCGATTCCACGCCAGGATGCATGTTAGTTTAGTTAGCTGTCACTAAGCCGAAcaagtttgaaaaaatgaaaaaaataagaccagaataaaatgtaaacgaGACCCTTTTGTACCACGTTTTGTAAAACTTCATGAAATTATTCAGAACGCTTATCTTTAAGCATTCTTATAGACTATGGTATAAGTTTTGTAACTCGGTATCTCCGGTCACTAGGCCAAACAAATGGAGATGAAGTTTGCATATTAATAAAAGCAAAGCTAGAAGCATTATTGGCGTGTATTGTTGGAGAAATTTATTAATCGAGTACATGCCACATTTCATTGAGCTAAAACCTCATCTCAAAGGCTActactttaaaatattgaacaataatgGTTTATGTTTACACGTTTAGACATGTTTAAAGGTTTGATTAATAGCCATGGCATACATAGTGTATGAATTAAATGGGtaatttgttcaaatatgttaGAAAACGTAACTGTTTAGCCTAATTCCAGGACTCTTGACCATATTGAACGGGGTAACAAGCGCCTTGCTTCCGTGGTGTTCCTCCTTTGGGTTGTTTCTCTTTGTTCGTCTCGTGGACGGGACGCTGTGTGGAGGCAGAGACGGAGGTAAGCTAGTCGTAATGACGGAGGTAATCTGGTCGTAATGACGGAGGTAAGCTATCCCTTATGACGGAGGTAAGTTATGCGGTTAGCTAGTGGTAGACACGGAGGTAACCTAGTCGTTGAGACGGAGGTAAACTGGTCGTAATGACGGAGGTAAATTAGGAGGTAAGTTAGTATTAGAGACAGAGGTAAGCTAGTCTTTGAAACGGAGGTAATCTGGTCGTAATGACGGAGGTAAGCTTGGAGATAAACTAGTCGTAGAGACGGAGGTAAGCAAGTCGTATTCAGTTTGGCGATACTTGTTCTGAGATTGTATATACTGTAAATGACAACTTAACACATGTACGTTTAATATTGCTTGCCACGAATCATAAAGTCGAATACTAACTATAAACAAGAAAATACTAATACATAAGGAATGTTATATTAGTTTGGTTGTATAACTTTGAGTGGCTTGTGTGAAACCATGTCGTTCTTCTTCTGGTAAGTCCGTTAATATTTCTGTCCGTTGAAAATACGGTGTTGCAATACCATTTTGGTTAGTTGGTACACAGGGGACCAGAAACAATCatcaaagtatttttataaaCTGCACAATATTTCATCATATAGATCTTTCAAGCAATTCtctcaaatatttatcatatacgAGCTTCAGTTGCCTAACGTAATACTTGCGCCTCGTTCTGGGGCTGGCCGATAGGTCGACGTCATTTAACTGCTAGTCACCACTCGGGACGTTTCTTATAATAGCTCTTTCGTTTTAGGAGGAAATGCAAAGGTGTCGTCGTGCTGGGGATTTGCCGTTCGTCCGTACATGCAGGCCTTACATTTTACGTACGCATTTGGGGGAATTATCTCACCCATTGTAACAAGCCATTTTCTCGCGCCTAGAATCACGTTGCGCAACCCGACAACTAACGTCTCGTATGGAAATGGTACAAACACCAGTGCGTTTGTACAGTCATCGAACAGACACGGGGATTACAACAACAGTATGGTCGATGATGAAAGAGCTGAGCATTCATTTACGGTAATTGATACAGATAAATGGGGAACATTTAACAATTCGAATAGCATAATAGACGAAACAGTTGTATATGGAGAGAGTCACGTTCATATTGCGTTTGCGGTAACAGGAATATTGACGGCCTTGTCTGGATGCCTGTACCTCGTGCTGTACGGCTTCGGGTATGAAACTGTACCTTCCTATCAACCCACGGTGGATTCCCCACCGCAAAACGTCATTAAAGATCATGGTATTCCTCATCACACAAGGGCATCGTTATCTAGATCACAGACAGTCGTATTTCTTATTGTATTCGGGGGTGCTTTTGTTGCGTACTGCGCCATTGAATGCAAATATCAGTCCTTTATTATGCCGTATGTCACTAATCAATTGAAGTGGACGAAACAAATGGGAGCCTTTCTTATTGCCCTTGTCTGGGCCTCATTTGGGAGTGGacgttttgttaatatattcatATCGAGGTTTGTGTCTTCCCAAAATATGATCATCGGTTACCTGATTCTTCTACTGCTCGCATCTGCTGGTGTCTATCTGGAGGGAGGGTTGGGTGTGGCACATACCACGTGGATTATGGTACCCTTGGCTGCATTTGCTATGGCACCAATGTATCCAACATTTATTGTTTGGATACAAGAAAACATCATGGATTTTACCGGTAAAATTAGCGGAATTTTTATGTTTACAGGAGCCCTTGGATTTATGATTGATCCACTCTATATTGGATATTTGATGGAACATTTCTCGCCGCTATACCTGATATATATCAATGTGATTCAATGTTCGTTTTGCCTGGGGATAGTTTTGCTACTTACATGTCAAATAAGAAAGCTAAAGAGAAAGATTAGGCCCGGTAAAGCGGATGAAATTCTTAGTGAAACATAACTGTAACTTATGTCACAAATGGACTTGTGTTGGAGTGCTAAACCTTAGAGACGTCTTCTCCTAATCTAGTGACCTAATCTTGTGGACCAGCAGAACGATGGTAGTGTATTTTGTAGCATTTGTTATACTCAAAATACGTGTGCAGCCTTGAAAAATCTGACGTTACATCATGGCATTTCCGTTCTCAAAAAACCAATGCAAATGTACGCAAGAAAGCACTATTCATTTGAACCGACATGGAAGCACGTTTGTTTATACACACTCTTTTAAAAACTGATGCAGGAACTGTTGGTATAATCAGGTCACTCTAAAAAAAGTACACTGCAAAATAACATGAAGATGTTATTCATACATAAAGTGCAATTGTTTCCTGAATTATACTTTTTTGAATAAAACCAAAAACGAAAAAGGAGCTGTTTTAGAATGCTCTGTATGCAAACGatctacataattatatgtattatgccTTAATGTATTAATCATAAATGCATCCTAGACTCTTAGCGTCTGACCCCGTGCTCATTTGTCTAGACTATAACGTTTAAACTGTCTTCTGTGTTATCTAGAGGTTAAAGAAAGTGTgtatggaaataaataaaacacaaatttgcATATTTGCGTTCCgtcgttgaaaaaaaaatcttagatTAATGCACCAACGTATCATAGTAGGTAGTTTCCCTCAAATAAATGTGCGTGTTCGTGTTTTAGCATGTAAAagtatgtaaaatatgtatattactCCGAAAATGAGTTCTTGGATAGCCCAATTACACTCTACTTATTTACTATGGGGTTCTTTGATTGTTAGTTgcacacaaatatatatatgtgtatatatatatatatatatatatatatatatatatatatatatatatatatatatatatatatatatatatatatatatatatatatatatatatatatatatatatatgccacaACCCAGAGTGTTTGTAGAACACGCAATGAGTCATGACGgcgttttttattgcaatactGCGCTCCGATTGGATTAGTGCGACGtcatttaactaatgatatacGCCATTATAAATAACAGCTTCTGTTTTATACAAACGCATTAATTCGGTTACATTATTTGAAGAACAAAAAATCAATTGCAGAAGATACTGCtagttttttattgcaataaataattatctaaaatgtaaatacaaggATTAAAGGTGTGTTGTGGAATTTGCACGCGTGCCCTACTGCATTCATACAACATAAACGCAAAAATAAATCATGCGGCCAGTTCTTAATTGGTGCAAACGATAGCTTCATGATCAAAGTCTGATCTAAACTGAAGACATGGACAAATTAGAGAGTTGTATTGTTCTTGAGATACTTATTTGTTTAATGGTTCATTGGGAAAAAAGCATGGTTCATGTGTGATATTATGATTTATATTGaccataaatgttttataattgtttatgacAGTATATATCATGAAAAAGCATTTAAAGTATGTTCAACCTTGTTAACTTCAGAGAAGGAatcataaatgacgcaacgccattggtccaggactggtcacgtggtgaccccatatttttccgtATTGGGTCACCaatttatattgtaccaaaatggcgtctatttttcgattccgatgaatattccgatgaatacatgaaaaatttaaacatgtaaacaggttgtcgacgtgatatatacgttacggggctagtaggtgacccgatattgGATATACAGGGCGCAGGAATccatattcgggttcgagcttcgctctcacccgatatggtttcctttgccccgtatatccaaTATCGGGTCAACCTCTAACCCCGTTACATA
The Mya arenaria isolate MELC-2E11 chromosome 12, ASM2691426v1 DNA segment above includes these coding regions:
- the LOC128211803 gene encoding sodium-dependent glucose transporter 1-like — protein: MDKGCLKAKKMFQFENKCHKRNFIITLCVYFNFILLGWTYGQLGTAFVDIQQILSTSVQQTSLIFTMNSCGYMLGSLLIGALYDRVPKLKLLGLLTILNGVTSALLPWCSSFGLFLFVRLVDGTLCGGRDGGGNAKVSSCWGFAVRPYMQALHFTYAFGGIISPIVTSHFLAPRITLRNPTTNVSYGNGTNTSAFVQSSNRHGDYNNSMVDDERAEHSFTVIDTDKWGTFNNSNSIIDETVVYGESHVHIAFAVTGILTALSGCLYLVLYGFGYETVPSYQPTVDSPPQNVIKDHGIPHHTRASLSRSQTVVFLIVFGGAFVAYCAIECKYQSFIMPYVTNQLKWTKQMGAFLIALVWASFGSGRFVNIFISRFVSSQNMIIGYLILLLLASAGVYLEGGLGVAHTTWIMVPLAAFAMAPMYPTFIVWIQENIMDFTGKISGIFMFTGALGFMIDPLYIGYLMEHFSPLYLIYINVIQCSFCLGIVLLLTCQIRKLKRKIRPGKADEILSET